A portion of the Salmo trutta chromosome 1, fSalTru1.1, whole genome shotgun sequence genome contains these proteins:
- the dusp10 gene encoding dual specificity protein phosphatase 10, which yields MPPSPLDDRIVVALPRPIRPQELRLCLDTSYLDTTVTSHGSKTTVISTTVVKIRATNLTYMPSSNGSTRSLSCGCSSASCCSVTTYEKDSQHNQRHQQSHQSQVSASSPNLSYAGPASSSNPMGMVHHEAFSDLSLTSGPPKALGSTIRVIHPNELAKRMARCPMGHLVGPVPVIIDCRPFMEYNKSHIQGAVHINCSDKISRRRLQQGKITVLDLLSCRESSGKDSFKSIFSKEIVVYDENTMDPQRMTSSQPLHVVLDSLRREGKDPIVLKGGLSSFRQNHQRLCDHSLHLHESLDAGMGVSGASGHTGALPHSMSLPSTPDIENADLTPILPFLYLGNEHDAQDAHTLQRYNISFVLNVTTHLPLYHYDTGLFSYKRLPATDSNKQNLRQYFEEAFEFIEEAQQAGMGLLIHCQAGVSRSATIVIAYLMKHTWMTMTDAYKFVKTRRPIISPNLNFMGQLLEFEEDLNNGVTPRILTPKLIGVETMV from the exons ATGCCTCCATCTCCCCTCGACGACAGAATTGTGGTGGCGCTGCCAAGGCCGATCCGACCTCAGGAACTCCGACTGTGCCTGGACACCAGCTACCTGGACACCACCGTCACCAGCCACGGCAGCAAGACAACGGTCATTAGCACCACGGTGGTGAAGATCCGGGCGACCAACCTCACGTATATGCCCTCATCCAACGGCTCCACGCGCTCCCTGTCGTGTGGATGCAGCAGTGCCAGCTGCTGCTCGGTCACCACCTACGAGAAGGACAGCCAGCACAACCAGCGCCACCAGCAGAGCCACCAGAGCCAGGTGAGCGCCAGCAGCCCCAACCTCAGCTATGCTGGACCCGCCTCTTCCTCCAACCCCATGGGCATGGTCCACCATGAGGCATTTAGCGACCTCAGTCTCACCTCAGGCCCACCCAAGGCTCTAGGGTCCACCATCCGGGTCATCCACCCCAATGAGCTGGCCAAGCGGATGGCCAGATGCCCCATGGGCCATCTGGTTGGGCCGGTCCCGGTCATCATTGATTGCCGACCCTTCATGGAGTACAACAAGAGCCACATCCAGGGCGCGGTACACATCAACTGTTCGGACAAGATCAGCCGGCGGCGGCTGCAGCAGGGCAAGATCACAGTGCTGGACCTCCTGTCGTGCCGCGAGTCTTCCGGCAAGGACTCCTTCAAAAGCATTTTCTCCAAAGAGATCGTGGTGTACGACGAAAACACCATGGATCCCCAGAGGATGACCTCCTCGCAGCCCCTCCATGTGGTCCTGGATTCGCTGAGGAGGGAGGGCAAGGACCCCATTGTTCTCAAAG GGGGCCTCAGCTCCTTTAGACAGAACCACCAGCGCCTGTGTGACCACTCCCTCCACCTCCACGAGAGCCTGGACGCCGGCATGGGCGTCAGTGGGGCCTCCGGCCACACGGGGGCGCTACCTCACTCCATGTCCCTGCCCTCCACGCCGGACATCGAGAATGCCGACCTGACGCCAATTCTGCCCTTCCTCTACTTGGGCAATGAGCATGACGCGCAGGACGCCCACACGCTACAGCGCTATAACATCAGCTTCGTGCTTAACGTTACCACCCACCTGCCGCTCTACCATTACGATACGGGTCTCTTCAGCTACAAGCGGCTGCCCGCAACCGACAGCAACAAGCAGAACCTGCGCCAGTACTTTGAGGAGGCTTTTGAATTCATCG AGGAAGCACAGCAAGCAGGGATGGGCCTCTTGATCCACTGCCAGGCGGGTGTGTCTCGCTCGGCCACCATTGTCATCGCCTACCTGATGAAGCACACCTGGATGACCATGACAGATGCCTACAAGTTCGTCAAGACCCGGCGGCCCATCATCTCACCCAACCTTAACTTCATGGGCCAGCTGCTTGAGTTCGAGGAGGACTTGAACAACGGTGTCACGCCGCGCATCCTCACGCCAAAGCTCATTGGGGTGGAGACCATGGTTTAG